The following are encoded in a window of Anas platyrhynchos isolate ZD024472 breed Pekin duck chromosome 30, IASCAAS_PekinDuck_T2T, whole genome shotgun sequence genomic DNA:
- the LOC139999809 gene encoding olfactory receptor 14A16-like — MSNSSSITEFLLLPFADTRELQLLHFALFLGIYLAALLGNGLILTAVACDHRLHTPMYFFLLNLALLDLGSVSTTVPKAMANSLWDTRAISYAGCVAQVFLFVFLMSAEYSLLTIMAYDRYVAICKPLHYGTLLGSRACAQMAAAAWGSAFLNAVLHTASTFSLPLCQGNAVNQFFCEIPQILKLSCSQSFLSEVWVLVGNVFIDFGCFVFIVLSYVQIIRAVLRMPSEQGQHKAFSTCLPHLAVVSLFLSTGFFSCLKPPSLSFSSLDLVVAVLYSVVPPAVNPFIYSMRNQELKVALNKVISLTFFTAGKLFICLHN, encoded by the coding sequence atgtccaacagcagctccataactgaattcctcctcctgccattcgcagacacaagggagctgcagctcctgcacttcgcgctcttcctgggcatctacctggctgccctcctgggcaatggcctcatcctcactgccgtagcctgcgaccaccgcctccacacccccatgtacttcttcctcctcaacctcgccctcctcgacctcgGATCtgtctccaccactgtccccaaagccatggccaattccctctgggacaccagggccatttcctatgcaggatgtgttgcacaggtctttctgtttgtctttttgatGTCAGCAGAGTattctcttctcaccatcatggcctacgaccgctacgttgccatctgcaagcccctgcactacgggaccctcctgggcagtagagcttgtgcccagatggcagcagctgcctggggttctgcttttctcaatgctgtcctgcacactgccagtacattttccctgcctctctgccaaggcaatgctgtcaaccagttcttctgtgaaatcccacaaatcctcaagctctcctgttcACAGTCCTTCCTCAGTGAAGTTTGGGTTCTTGTAGGTAATGTTTTCATCGACTTTGGGTGTTTTGTATTCATTGTGCTCTCCTATGTTCAGATCATCAGggccgtgctgaggatgccctctgagcaggggcagcacaaagccttttcaaCATGCCTACCTCACCTGGcagtggtctccctgtttctcagtaCTGGCTTTTTCAGCTGCCTAAAGCCCCCCTCCCTGTCCTTctcatccctggacctggtggtggcagttctgtactcagtggtgcccccagcagtgaaccccttcatctacagcatgagaaaccaggagctgaaagttGCACTGAACAAAGTGATTTCATTGACATTTTTCACAGCTGGTAAACTTTTCATCTGTCTCCACAACTGA
- the LOC139999810 gene encoding olfactory receptor 14C36-like yields MSNSSSITEFLLLAFADTRELQLLHFALFLGIYLAALLGNGLILTAVACDHRLHTPMYFFLLNLALLDMGCISTTVPKAMANSLWDTRTISYAGCAAQVFLYPFLISAEFSILTIMAYDRYIAICKPLHYGTLLSSRACAQMAAAAWGSGVLSAVLHTASTFSLPLCGGNAVDQFFCEIPQILKISCSHSYLREVWILLAGVCLAFGCFVFIILSYVQILRAVLRMPSEHSRHKAFSMCLPHLFVVSLFLSTAMFAYLKPPSISSPSLNVLVAVLYSVIPPAVNPLIYSMRNQELKVAVRRAISQMFPKNDYFPFFLQK; encoded by the coding sequence atgtccaacagcagctccatcaccgagttcctcctcctggcatttgcagacacgagggagctgcagctcctgcacttcgcgctcttcctgggcatctacctggctgccctcctgggcaacggcctcatcctcaccgctgtagcctgtgaccaccgcctccacacccccatgtacttcttcctcctcaacctcgccctcctcgacatgggctgcatctccaccactgtccccaaagccatggccaattccctctgggacaccaggaccatttcctatgcaggatgtgctgcacaggtctttctttaTCCCTTCCTGATATCAGCAGAGTTTTcaattctcaccatcatggcctatgaccgctacattgccatctgcaagcccctgcactacgggaccctcctgagcagcagagcttgtgcccagatggcagcagctgcctggggcagcggggttctcagtgctgtcctgcacacggccagtacattttccctgcccctctgtggaggaaatgctgtggaccagttcttctgtgaaatcccccagatcctcaaaaTCTCTTGCTCAcactcctacctcagggaagtttgGATTCTTCTGGCTGGTGTCTGTTTAGcatttggctgttttgtttttatcatacTGTCATATGTGCAGATCTTAAGggccgtgctgaggatgcctTCTGAGCAtagccggcacaaagccttttccatgtgcctcccccacctgtttgtggtctccctttttctcagtactgccatgtttgcctacctgaagcctccctccatctcctccccatccttgAATGTgttggtggcagttctgtactcagtgattcctccagcagtgaaccctctaatctacagcatgaggaaccaggagctcaaggttgCTGTTAGGAGAGCAATTTCACAGATGTTTCCTAAGAatgattattttcccttctttctccagaaatga